The Streptomyces puniciscabiei genomic interval CGCCGCGACGCGTCGCAGGATGAGATCAAGAAGGCGTTCCGTCGGCTCGCGCGCGAGCTGCACCCGGACGTCAACCCGGATCCGAAGACCCAGGAGCGGTTCAAGGAGATCAACGCCGCTTACGAGGTGCTGTCGGACCCGCAGAAGAAGCAGGTCTACGACCTCGGCGGCGACCCGCTCTCGCAGTCCGGCGGCGCCGGCGCGGGCGGCTTCGGGGCCGGCGGCTTCGGCAACTTCTCCGACATCATGGACGCGTTCTTCGGTACGGCGTCGCAGCGCGGGCCCCGCTCGCGCACCCGGCGCGGCCAGGACGCGATGATCCGGATCGAGGTCGAGCTGGACGAGGCGGCCTTCGGCACCACCAAGGACATCCAGGTCGACACCGCGGTCGTCTGCAACACCTGCAACGGTGAGGGCGCGGCGCCTGGTACGACGGCCCAGACCTGTGACATGTGCCGGGGCCGCGGTGAGGTCTCGCAGGTCACCCGGTCCTTCCTGGGCCAGGTCATGACCTCGCGCCCGTGCCCCCAGTGCCAGGGCTTCGGCACCGTGGTGCCGACGCCGTGCCCGGAGTGCGCCGGCGACGGCCGTGTCCGCTCCCGCCGCACGCTCACCGTCAAGATCCCGGCCGGTGTCGACAACGGCACGCGGATCCAGCTCGCCGGCGAGGGCGAGGTCGGCCCCGGCGGCGGTCCGGCCGGTGACCTGTACGTCGAGATCCACGAGCTGCCGCACCCGACCTTCCAGCGGCGCGGCGACGACCTGCACTGCACGGTCACCATCCCGATGACCGCGGCGGCCCTCGGCACCAAGGTGCCGCTGGAGACCCTCGACGGCATGGAGGAGGTCGACATCCGGCCCGGCACCCAGTCCGGCCAGTCGATCCCGCTGCACAACCGGGGCGTCACGCATCTGCGCGGCGGCGGCCGGGGTGACCTGATCGTGCACGTCGAGGTGCAGACCCCGACCAAGCTGGACCCCGAGCAGGAGCGCCTGCTGCGCGAGCTGGCCAAGCTGCGCGGCGAGGAGCGACCGCAGGGGCAGTTCCAGCCGGGTCAGCAGGGGTTGTTCTCGCGGCTGAAGGACGCGTTCAACGGGCGCTGAGCCGCCGCTCCCGGAGGTTCGTACGGGGTGCTTCGGCACCCCGTATGCCGTTGGTTTATGCCATCGGACGCCCCGATTCGGACTCTTTCAGAGGACGTGACAACATGCGGTCATGTCCTCCGCGCTGACCGATCTCTTCCCCCACCCGATCGTGCAGGCCCCCATGGCGGGCGGTGTCTCCGTGCCGCAGCTCGTCGCCGCCGTCTCCGAGGCCGGCGGCCTCGGGTTTCTCGCCGCCGGGTACAAGACCGCCGACGGCATGTACCAGGAGATCAAGCAGCTGCGGGGGCTCACGAGCCGCCCCTTCGGCGTGAACGTGTTCATGCCGCAGCCCGAGTATGCCGAGTCGGGGGCGGTGGAGGTCTACGCCCACCAGCTCGCCGGCGAGGCCGCCTGGTACGAGACCGAACTGGGCGACCCGGACAGCGGCCGGGACGACGGCTACGACGCCAAACTCGCCGTACTCCTCGACAACCCGGTGCCGGTGGTCTCCTTCCACTTCGGCGTGCCGAGCCGGGACGTCCTGGACTCCCTCCGCCGTGCCGGAACCTTCACCCTGGTCACCGCCACCACCGCCGAGGAGGCGCTGGCGGTGGAGCGGGCCGGGGCCGACGCGGTGATCGCGCAGGGCGTGGAGGCCGGCGGCCACCAGGGCACCCACCGGGACCTCCCCGAGAACGACGGCGCCGGCACCGGGCTGCTCTCACTGGTCGCGCAGATCCGCGAGACCGTCCGCATCCCGGTCGTCGCCGCCGGCGGCATCATGCGCGGCGGCCAGATCGCCGCCGTCCTCGCGGCCGGCGCGAGCGCCGCCCAGCTGGGCACCGCCTTCCTTGCCACCCCGGAATCCGGCGCCCAGGCGGTGCACAAGGAGGCGCTGACCAACCCCCTCTTCGCGCGCACCGAGTTGACCCGAGCCTTCACCGGCCGCCCGGCGCGCGCACTGGTCAACCGTTTCCTCCGCGAGCACGGCCCGTACGCACCCGCCGCCTACCCGGAGATCCACCACCTCACCGCGCCGCTGCGCAAGGCCGCCGCCAAGGCCGGGGACGCGCAGGGCATGGCACTGTGGGCGGGACAGGGCCACCGGCTGGCCCGCGCGCTGCCCGCCGGGGAGCTCGTGGCGGTGCTGGCCGCCGAACTCGACGCCGCCCGGACAGCGTTGTCGGCCAAGGGGGGCCTGCGATGACCGCGCCGGTGTTCGTCGTCGACTCGCTGGAGGGTG includes:
- the dnaJ gene encoding molecular chaperone DnaJ gives rise to the protein MATDYYAVLGVRRDASQDEIKKAFRRLARELHPDVNPDPKTQERFKEINAAYEVLSDPQKKQVYDLGGDPLSQSGGAGAGGFGAGGFGNFSDIMDAFFGTASQRGPRSRTRRGQDAMIRIEVELDEAAFGTTKDIQVDTAVVCNTCNGEGAAPGTTAQTCDMCRGRGEVSQVTRSFLGQVMTSRPCPQCQGFGTVVPTPCPECAGDGRVRSRRTLTVKIPAGVDNGTRIQLAGEGEVGPGGGPAGDLYVEIHELPHPTFQRRGDDLHCTVTIPMTAAALGTKVPLETLDGMEEVDIRPGTQSGQSIPLHNRGVTHLRGGGRGDLIVHVEVQTPTKLDPEQERLLRELAKLRGEERPQGQFQPGQQGLFSRLKDAFNGR
- a CDS encoding nitronate monooxygenase, coding for MSSALTDLFPHPIVQAPMAGGVSVPQLVAAVSEAGGLGFLAAGYKTADGMYQEIKQLRGLTSRPFGVNVFMPQPEYAESGAVEVYAHQLAGEAAWYETELGDPDSGRDDGYDAKLAVLLDNPVPVVSFHFGVPSRDVLDSLRRAGTFTLVTATTAEEALAVERAGADAVIAQGVEAGGHQGTHRDLPENDGAGTGLLSLVAQIRETVRIPVVAAGGIMRGGQIAAVLAAGASAAQLGTAFLATPESGAQAVHKEALTNPLFARTELTRAFTGRPARALVNRFLREHGPYAPAAYPEIHHLTAPLRKAAAKAGDAQGMALWAGQGHRLARALPAGELVAVLAAELDAARTALSAKGGLR